The genomic segment CAAGAGCCGCAGCGAGTCCGCCCATCATGGCTCCGGCCACCCCGGGAGAAGCGGCGTCCGCTCCTGTGAGATATAGACCTTCGATCGGAGTGCGAACGTTGAACCAAGGACATTCTTCCTTGCGGTATCTTTCCGGAACGCAGGCTAGACCGTAAATCGCTCCGTCTGGATGAGAGGTAAAATGTTCGTTGGTGATCGGAGTGGAAAGCTCCGTATACTCCACTAGTTTGGTAAGACCGGGAAAACGCTTCTCCAGAGTGGTAAGAATACGACTCGTGATTCTTTCCTTTAGAAGCTTATATTCGTCTCCCCTCTTTTTCCAAGGTTCGGATTTCCATTTTTCGAAATTCTCATAATCCGTGAACGTAATCACGTCCATCGTATGGGACTTGGCTTCAGGATTCTTTAAGCTCGGAAAAGAAAGATAAAGATTCGGAATCTCTCCGTCTGCGGAGATCCAATCGTTTCTTCCCGAAAAATTGGCGTCGTGATCGGGAGAAGAGAAGATCCAATAATTCTCCCCTTTAAAGCCGAATCTTTCGGGGCTTTCCGAAAGACCGATATAAAGACAGATGCTCGTGGTCATCTTTTCCTTATTATAAAACTCTTTTAAAGATTTCCGGAAAGGAATCGGATAGGACTCCGGAATCAGTTTCATATAGGTAGGATAGGCACCCGCACAGGAGATCACTATAGGAGCGAAAAAGTCCCTCTCATGACCTTCCCCCCTAAGAGCCTTGGCCTTGACTCCGACGACTTTACCGTCCCGAATCAGAATCTCCTTTACTTCGGTGGAGGAAAGTACCGCTCCACCCTTTTCGACTAGGATCGGTTCGATAGCGTCGAAAATTTTTCCGGCGCCTCCCACCGGATAATATCCTCCGTGCAGATAATGTTGCACAAGAGTCGCGTGCATGGCAAAGGCCACCTTAGAAGGAGGCAATCCGTAATCTCCCCATTGCGCGGCGAGGATTCCTTTCAATTCTTCGCTTCTGAAATTTCCGTCCAGATAATCCTTGAGAGTTACCATATTGCCCTCACCCAAGAGTCCGGTGACCGAATCCAAGGGAGGAGGAGTAAGACGCATCATGATGGATTTTCCGAATAGATTGGATGTCTTTTTGATATCCTTGAAATAACGATCTATCGCTTCCGATTCCTCCGGATAGATCTCCTTTAGGTCCGACTTGAATTTCTCCGGATCTCCGTATATATCGAAAGAACGGGAAGGGAAAATCAATTTCTCGAAAGGTTCAGGCATGCGTTTCCACTGGACTTTGCTCCGGGTGATCTTGTCTGAAATTTTCCTACAAAGTCCCTCCTCCTGCATGTCTCCCACGTAATGGATTCCCACATCCCAATGGTATTTACCCTGCTTTCTCTGGAATTCATGGGTGAATCCTCCCGGTTGGAAATGCTTTTCCAATACCAGGACCTTTTTTCCCGCCGACTGGGCAAGAAGACTCGCAGTACACAAGGTTCCCATTCCGGAACCGATAAAAATGATATCGAACTCGTTTCCTATCGCATCAATATTCATTGACAAGACCTAACCTTCCTCCAATGTGAACAGCGAACACATTGAATTAATGTAATCACATATCACAATGTGATAGATGTCAACATGAAAAACCAGACTGAGAAAAATTCCTACCACCACGGAGACTTGAAAAAAGCCCTCTTGGACGCCTCCATTCGAATTCTAAAGGAAGAAGGCTACAAGGCATTGAGTCTCAGAAAAGCGGCCAGTCTTGCAGGAGTGAGTCAGTCCGCTCCTTACAGACATTATACCGATATAGAATCCTTGTACGCGGATATCGCCGAAGAAGGATTCAAGATGCTTTCGGAACGATTGAGAAAACTCCAGGCAAAGTATAGGAAAAAGCCCTTATTGCAATTTCGGGAAGCGGGAGTCACTTATGTGGAATTCGCCTTGGAGCATCCGGATCTGTTTCGGATCATGTACGGAAACCAAATAGAAAGCCACTCCAAGTACGAATCTTTAATTCGCAAGGAAGACGATTCCTTTCTGATCATCCAAGAGGTCCTAAAGACCTGCCAAGAAGCTGGAGTTGTACGTTCCGGAAATACGGAAAAATTCGCTGTCTCCGCATGGACCATGGCTCACGGGATCGCGGTTTTATTATCCGGAAAGCAAGTGATGTTTCGCTCCTTGGATTTGCGAGAGGCGAGAAAGACCACCCGAGATTTGATCCAATTCCTTTATAGTGGACTCAAATTATAGAGCGATTTTATCTTTTGCGAAAAAGATAATGGGATACGATCCATTCTTCTCCGTCATTAAATTTCCAGAGTTCCGCGCAGGCCATAAAAAAGACCTTCCAATATACGAACCATTTTAAAGCGCTTTCCTCGCCGTAAGTTTCGGAGAAGATTTCCAGAATCCTTTTTCTGTTCCTGTACATATTGGAAAGCCAGGCCTCCGAGGTAAGAGCGTAATTCTTTCCATTAACCGCCCATTGATCTTGGATGAGCAAATCCTTCTGGAAGTATAGGAATAGATCGTGGGAAGGCATCTGCCCTCCCGTAAAAAAATACTTTGCCATCCAATCCGAATCATCCACCACCTCGAAAGGATAGGCATACTTTTTATGAGCGAATATATGTACGAAGAAAAGCCCCTTGGGCTTCAGATACGCGGCGATCCTGGAAAATAGAAGCTCGTAATTCTTCATATGTTCCAGCATTTCCACGGAGAGGATTCGATCGAATTTTTGATCCGTTTTGAATACGTTCATATCCATGGTGAGGATTTTGAGATTCTTTAATCCCTTCTTCTTGGCCTCCGAATCTATAAACGTCTTTTGGCTCTTGGAATTGGAGACCCCGGTCACTTTGCATTTAGGAAAATTCTCCGCAATGTATAAGGACAAGGATCCCCAACCACAGCCTAGATCCAATACGCTCATCCCGTTTTCGAGCCTCGCCCTCTCGCAAGTAAGTTGCAGCATGGCCCTTTCGGATTCGTCGATTCCTATTCTAGGAGAGGCCCAAAGTCCGGAGCTATATTTCATATACTTTCCCATGACCAAACGGAAGAAGGAGGCAGGCATTTCGTAATGTTGTTCGTTTGCAGCTTCCGTAGAAACGGCGATCGGCGATCTTTTCAAAGAATCGACGTATTCCATCATATGTTTCTGATATTCTTCTATACTCCCTCGGTTCTCTTGTTTGAGTCGGAGCCGTAGAAGCCGGCGGATTCGTATCCGGATCAGCCAATCAGGGAAGAAATCCTTTTCCATCAGGGTATAGATCGGGCTCATGATTCGATTCCTTGGATTGAAATTAGCACATTAATAAGATTTAGGAAACCAAGGGAAGAATGCGCTGGTCTTAGATCTGTATTCTTCGTACAGCCTTCCTTTGGATTTAAGCTGTCCCGCTTCGTTGAGAGGGATTCCGGTAATCTTAGTCAATAAGAGATACATGGTTAACGGGGATAAAAGTCCTAACCAACCCCAAGGAGACGCCAAAGAGACCAAACCGAAGGAGATCCAAATCACCCATTCGAAGAAATAATTCGGATGTCTGCTATACCTCCAAAGACCGGTATCACAGACTTTTCCCTCATTCGATTTTTCCGATTTGAATTCCGCCAATTGGAAATCGGCCGCCGATTCTCCCAAGATTCCGATCGCAAATACCGCAAGTCCTATCACTTCCAAAGGATGAGTCTCAACGGTCGGATTCAATGCAGGGAAAAGAAAAGGAAGACTGAGCGCGGTTCCTAAAATTCCCT from the Leptospira wolffii serovar Khorat str. Khorat-H2 genome contains:
- a CDS encoding phytoene desaturase family protein, whose amino-acid sequence is MNIDAIGNEFDIIFIGSGMGTLCTASLLAQSAGKKVLVLEKHFQPGGFTHEFQRKQGKYHWDVGIHYVGDMQEEGLCRKISDKITRSKVQWKRMPEPFEKLIFPSRSFDIYGDPEKFKSDLKEIYPEESEAIDRYFKDIKKTSNLFGKSIMMRLTPPPLDSVTGLLGEGNMVTLKDYLDGNFRSEELKGILAAQWGDYGLPPSKVAFAMHATLVQHYLHGGYYPVGGAGKIFDAIEPILVEKGGAVLSSTEVKEILIRDGKVVGVKAKALRGEGHERDFFAPIVISCAGAYPTYMKLIPESYPIPFRKSLKEFYNKEKMTTSICLYIGLSESPERFGFKGENYWIFSSPDHDANFSGRNDWISADGEIPNLYLSFPSLKNPEAKSHTMDVITFTDYENFEKWKSEPWKKRGDEYKLLKERITSRILTTLEKRFPGLTKLVEYTELSTPITNEHFTSHPDGAIYGLACVPERYRKEECPWFNVRTPIEGLYLTGADAASPGVAGAMMGGLAAALAVTGSGDLLKELRN
- a CDS encoding TetR/AcrR family transcriptional regulator; translation: MKNQTEKNSYHHGDLKKALLDASIRILKEEGYKALSLRKAASLAGVSQSAPYRHYTDIESLYADIAEEGFKMLSERLRKLQAKYRKKPLLQFREAGVTYVEFALEHPDLFRIMYGNQIESHSKYESLIRKEDDSFLIIQEVLKTCQEAGVVRSGNTEKFAVSAWTMAHGIAVLLSGKQVMFRSLDLREARKTTRDLIQFLYSGLKL
- a CDS encoding SAM-dependent methyltransferase → MSPIYTLMEKDFFPDWLIRIRIRRLLRLRLKQENRGSIEEYQKHMMEYVDSLKRSPIAVSTEAANEQHYEMPASFFRLVMGKYMKYSSGLWASPRIGIDESERAMLQLTCERARLENGMSVLDLGCGWGSLSLYIAENFPKCKVTGVSNSKSQKTFIDSEAKKKGLKNLKILTMDMNVFKTDQKFDRILSVEMLEHMKNYELLFSRIAAYLKPKGLFFVHIFAHKKYAYPFEVVDDSDWMAKYFFTGGQMPSHDLFLYFQKDLLIQDQWAVNGKNYALTSEAWLSNMYRNRKRILEIFSETYGEESALKWFVYWKVFFMACAELWKFNDGEEWIVSHYLFRKR
- a CDS encoding DUF1295 domain-containing protein encodes the protein MYEKALSMILTAWVVVFFLMSLLWLIGKFIRNYAIVDLGWGLCISTVAIVYFLLGDAFSTRKAIFAFMATVWGWRLSYFIFTTRVLSGHEDPRYAAFRKDYGNQVDRKFFTNVFQFQGILGTALSLPFLFPALNPTVETHPLEVIGLAVFAIGILGESAADFQLAEFKSEKSNEGKVCDTGLWRYSRHPNYFFEWVIWISFGLVSLASPWGWLGLLSPLTMYLLLTKITGIPLNEAGQLKSKGRLYEEYRSKTSAFFPWFPKSY